A portion of the Carassius auratus strain Wakin unplaced genomic scaffold, ASM336829v1 scaf_tig00014549, whole genome shotgun sequence genome contains these proteins:
- the LOC113074409 gene encoding arrestin-C-like: MADKVFKKTSGNGQLTLYLGKRDYVDHVDTVDTVEGVLKIDPADLGDRKVWIQLACAFRYGREDLDVIGLSFRKDIWIQHIQLYPDAGHKPTLTEMHNTLLKKAGEQGHAFTFNIPTNLPCSVTLQPSPDDKGKACGVDFEVKAYLAKSADDPDEKIDKKDTCRLVIRKIQFAPDNTGSGQKAEICKSFMMSDKPVLLEASLDKEIYYHGDPIPVTVKIKNETNKVVKKIKVTVDQTTDVVLYSADKYTKNVLCEEFGETVEANASFDKTLQITPLLANNKEKRGLALDGRLKDEDTNLASTTIIRSGMDKEILGILVSYKIKVNLMVSGGGLLGGLTASDVTVELPLTLMHPKPKD; encoded by the exons ATGGCAGACAA aGTTTTCAAAAAGACCAGTGGAAATGGCCAG CTCACTCTCTACCTGGGGAAGAGAGACTATGTTGATCATGTTGACACAGTTGACACTGTTG AGGGTGTTCTGAAAATCGACCCTGCAGATCTTGGAGACAGAAAAG TTTGGATTCAGCTGGCCTGTGCTTTCCGCTATGGTCGTGAAGACCTGGATGTGATTGGGCTTTCCTTCAGAAAAGACATCTGGATTCAGCACATACAGCTATATCCTGATGCAGGCCACAAACCCACCCTGACAGAGATGCATAACACTCTCCTAAAGAAAGCTGGAGAGCAGGGTCATGCCTTCACTTTTAAT ATTCCTACCAACCTCCCCTGCTCTGTTACACTTCAGCCTAGCCCAGATGACAAAGGAAAG GCTTGCGGTGTTGACTTTGAGGTCAAGGCCTACTTGGCCAAATCAGCTGATGACCCCGATGAGAAGATTGACAAGAA GGACACCTGCCGCCTTGTCATTCGTAAAATCCAGTTTGCTCCTGATAACACAGGATCCGGACAGAAAGCTGAGATTTGCAAGAGCTTTATGATGTCTGATAAGCCTGTTCTTCTGGAAGCCTCTCTGGACAAGGAA ATCTACTACCACGGTGATCCCATCCCCGTCACTGTGAAGATCAAGAACGAGACCAACAaagttgtgaaaaaaatcaaggttACAG TTGACCAAACCACAGACGTCGTTCTCTATTCAGCCGACAAATACACCAAAAATGTGCTGTGTGAAGAGTTTGG GGAAACTGTAGAAGCAAATGCTTCGTTTGATAAAACCCTCCAAATCACTCCTCTGCTGGCAAACAATAAGGAGAAACGTGGCCTGGCGCTGGACGGCAGGCTTAAAGATGAAGACACCAATTTGGCTTCAACTACAAT AATTAGAAGCGGTATGGATAAGGAGATTCTGGGAATCCTGGTGTCCTACAAGATCAAGGTTAACCTCATGGTATCAGGAGGAGG tCTGCTGGGAGGCTTGACAGCAAG TGACGTGACAGTAGAGCTGCCTCTGACCCTAATGCACCCTAAACCCAAAG ACTGA